A genomic segment from Thermostichus lividus PCC 6715 encodes:
- a CDS encoding coiled-coil domain-containing protein — protein MDDLTLPQQLSFPWNPLVTENQVTLAHSVADSPQQRVQQLEQILDQCQTYIDELKQQLRNQQFLEDLLARTEETALIQQQAILTLQEQLHSQATCAHQLAEMTSRRQSLEIMVQQSQTEIQHLHQEVDRLLHIQDALEAKLVNSHRLLRQREHDLQLLESQQRQAHEEKGLLQTRLEQLQQELSDRENDIRDLSSRLTQANYLIETQERVISALQQTQGQESSKNTVIQGLSKTLLKTQKTLQDLEQEYQLQRLQYMKVQHYTQEIEGRSTQQQARLQKLEAQVAELQEQILHQAQQAREQETAIQHWKDRYSAAERVISQLQQVITQMAADKPTPLNSLPSGSSP, from the coding sequence ATGGATGACCTGACGCTGCCACAGCAATTGAGCTTTCCGTGGAATCCACTTGTGACTGAGAACCAAGTGACACTGGCTCATTCTGTTGCCGATAGCCCCCAACAGCGTGTCCAACAACTAGAGCAGATCCTTGATCAATGTCAAACCTATATTGATGAACTCAAGCAACAACTCCGTAATCAGCAGTTTCTAGAAGACTTGCTAGCCCGCACTGAAGAAACCGCCCTCATCCAGCAGCAGGCCATCCTCACCCTACAAGAACAGCTTCACTCCCAAGCCACCTGCGCCCACCAGTTAGCAGAAATGACCAGTCGTCGCCAATCTTTGGAGATCATGGTGCAACAATCGCAAACTGAAATTCAGCACTTACATCAGGAGGTGGATCGGCTGCTGCACATTCAAGATGCTCTCGAAGCAAAATTAGTCAACAGTCATCGGTTGCTGCGGCAACGGGAGCACGACTTACAATTACTGGAATCGCAGCAACGGCAAGCTCATGAAGAAAAAGGGCTGCTCCAAACTCGCCTAGAGCAACTGCAACAAGAACTTAGCGATCGCGAAAATGACATCCGTGATCTGAGCAGTCGCCTGACTCAAGCCAATTACCTGATTGAGACCCAAGAACGAGTCATTAGTGCCCTGCAACAAACTCAAGGTCAAGAGTCCAGCAAAAATACAGTAATTCAGGGGCTTAGTAAAACCCTCTTGAAAACCCAAAAGACGCTGCAAGACCTGGAGCAAGAGTACCAGCTTCAGCGGCTGCAATACATGAAAGTGCAACACTACACCCAAGAGATAGAAGGTCGCTCCACGCAGCAACAGGCACGCCTCCAAAAGTTGGAAGCTCAGGTAGCCGAGCTTCAAGAGCAAATTCTGCATCAAGCCCAACAAGCCCGCGAGCAGGAAACCGCCATTCAGCATTGGAAGGATCGCTATAGCGCAGCGGAACGGGTGATTAGTCAACTGCAACAGGTGATTACCCAAATGGCGGCGGATAAGCCCACGCCACTCAATTCCCTACCATCAGGAAGCAGCCCCTAG
- a CDS encoding J domain-containing protein, translating to MLNLEEYWKVLEFTLDASIEEIKLAYRRLVRRWHPDLYPHDSVLKTNAEENIKKINIAYEKLLEYKDQQCQAISDSTTSSSGDLSVQTRATGAVEFYSDKHHVWLSSSDDGTLRLWELPNPVESTFWVSYILETGNTLSGREHGSRHSYCRTLTSRLCG from the coding sequence ATGCTGAATTTAGAAGAATACTGGAAAGTACTAGAATTCACCCTAGACGCTTCTATTGAAGAAATCAAGTTAGCTTACCGTCGGCTGGTACGTCGTTGGCATCCTGACTTGTACCCCCATGATTCAGTTCTAAAAACAAACGCTGAAGAGAATATCAAAAAAATTAATATCGCCTATGAAAAGCTTCTGGAATACAAAGATCAACAGTGTCAAGCAATTTCGGATTCAACAACATCTTCTTCTGGTGATCTTAGTGTTCAGACTCGCGCTACTGGTGCAGTAGAGTTTTATAGTGACAAGCATCATGTTTGGTTGAGTAGCAGCGATGATGGTACCCTACGACTCTGGGAATTGCCCAACCCCGTGGAGAGCACCTTTTGGGTATCATATATCCTCGAAACAGGAAACACGCTTAGCGGGCGTGAGCATGGATCAAGACATTCCTATTGCAGAACGCTTACAAGCAGACTCTGCGGTTAG
- the lpxD gene encoding UDP-3-O-(3-hydroxymyristoyl)glucosamine N-acyltransferase translates to MRLGELAERFGASLDAVELSDRPVLGVAPLEAATATDVSFLANPKYTPLLQTTSAAAVFVGADFQGAAACPLLRVPHPYLAFAKCIELFYPQPQPLGKIHPTAILGADVELGAEVTIGPYTVIGDRVRIGDRTVIHSHCTLYDNVVVGAECLIHSHCALREGVQLGDRVILQNGVVLGGDGFGYVPLPDGRHYKIPQVGTVTVEDDVEIGASTTIDRATLGATTVGAGSKIDNLTMVAHNCTIGKNTILCAQVGLAGSTHIGDQVILAGQVGVAGHLTIGDRAIVSAKSGISGSVPANARMGGIPAMEQRLYLRVSAALKQLPDLLKRVRTLEAKLKE, encoded by the coding sequence ATGCGGCTTGGTGAACTGGCGGAACGGTTTGGTGCCTCCCTAGATGCAGTTGAGCTTAGCGATCGCCCAGTGTTGGGGGTCGCCCCCCTTGAAGCCGCAACAGCAACCGATGTGTCATTTTTGGCGAATCCGAAGTACACACCGCTATTGCAAACGACGTCTGCCGCTGCTGTGTTTGTGGGGGCTGATTTCCAAGGGGCAGCAGCCTGTCCATTGTTACGGGTGCCTCATCCCTATCTTGCCTTTGCCAAGTGTATTGAGTTGTTTTATCCCCAACCCCAACCCTTGGGCAAGATTCATCCCACCGCTATTCTGGGGGCAGACGTGGAGCTGGGGGCAGAGGTCACCATTGGCCCTTATACAGTCATTGGCGATCGCGTCCGCATTGGCGATCGCACCGTGATTCATAGTCACTGCACCCTGTATGACAACGTGGTTGTGGGGGCTGAGTGCTTAATCCACAGCCATTGTGCCCTGCGCGAAGGCGTGCAACTGGGCGATCGCGTCATCTTGCAAAATGGTGTGGTTTTGGGGGGAGATGGCTTTGGCTATGTACCTCTGCCGGATGGGCGGCACTATAAAATTCCCCAAGTGGGGACAGTCACCGTGGAGGATGATGTCGAAATTGGCGCCAGTACCACCATTGATCGAGCGACTCTCGGTGCCACCACCGTAGGGGCAGGCAGTAAAATTGATAACCTGACCATGGTGGCACACAACTGCACCATTGGTAAAAATACGATTCTCTGCGCCCAAGTAGGACTGGCTGGCTCTACTCATATTGGTGATCAGGTGATTTTAGCGGGGCAAGTGGGGGTAGCGGGGCACCTCACTATTGGCGATCGCGCCATCGTCTCTGCCAAATCAGGCATCAGTGGCTCTGTACCAGCCAACGCCCGCATGGGGGGCATTCCTGCCATGGAGCAACGTCTTTATTTACGAGTTTCTGCTGCACTCAAACAGTTACCCGACCTCCTGAAGCGCGTGCGTACCCTTGAAGCAAAACTGAAAGAGTGA
- a CDS encoding NblA/ycf18 family protein has protein sequence MEQRFPELNVDLSFEQEFQMRVMEEQVGAMSLQQTRELLLQASRLLMMKDNVIRSLVKRAA, from the coding sequence ATGGAACAACGATTCCCAGAGCTGAACGTTGATCTCAGCTTCGAGCAGGAGTTCCAAATGCGAGTGATGGAGGAGCAGGTCGGTGCCATGAGTCTTCAGCAAACCCGTGAGCTACTGCTGCAAGCCTCGCGGCTGCTAATGATGAAAGATAACGTCATTCGCTCCCTTGTCAAACGCGCTGCCTAG
- a CDS encoding sugar transferase: MLAWKIGLQLNRLYAPIPPELVWWQFLGLPSIFWVLAAALLLLVALSGLYHPHGHWKNYLRLAKVVSLGYLLILAIGYFYDPKLDLPRSLFFSAWGMSVVFAVGLRLVVSLMFKVLRSRQQVRVFLIAPEHRQDVLSKMLQRKENYRIVGMAAAATAHDAETLQQILDSHAQEVVVEGLPPTHLASTLYWQLRQYGIPLRLVPSSLEMLYRRGTPEIVAALPTLRVDMTYLNGWEYRLKRYLDVVLALVGVLLLAPLFIGVAIAIKLTSPGPVFFRQERVGLHGRVFQMWKFRTMRADAAKLQAELEAQNESADGVLFKLKNDPRRTPLGAFLRKTSIDELPQLFNVLWGDMSLVGPRPLPLRDVARFNSWHHIRHHVIPGITGLWQISGRSHIGHFDEAARLDLYYIDNWSLNLDLEILVETVRIVLFGEGAY, translated from the coding sequence GTGCTCGCTTGGAAAATTGGGTTGCAACTGAATCGTCTCTATGCCCCCATTCCACCGGAACTGGTCTGGTGGCAGTTTCTGGGGCTTCCCAGCATTTTCTGGGTGTTGGCAGCGGCACTGTTGCTACTGGTGGCGCTGAGTGGCCTGTACCATCCCCATGGCCATTGGAAAAACTATTTGCGATTGGCCAAAGTAGTGAGCTTGGGGTATCTGCTGATTTTGGCGATCGGCTACTTTTACGATCCCAAGTTGGACTTGCCCCGGTCTCTTTTTTTTAGCGCGTGGGGCATGAGTGTTGTGTTTGCTGTGGGTCTGCGCCTAGTGGTTAGCCTTATGTTTAAGGTATTGCGTTCACGGCAACAGGTGCGAGTCTTCTTAATTGCGCCGGAGCACCGCCAAGACGTGCTAAGCAAGATGCTACAGCGCAAGGAAAATTACAGGATTGTCGGTATGGCCGCTGCGGCGACGGCACACGATGCTGAGACGCTGCAACAGATTCTTGATAGTCACGCCCAAGAAGTGGTGGTGGAGGGGCTACCACCTACCCACTTGGCCTCAACACTGTACTGGCAACTACGGCAGTATGGTATTCCGCTGCGGCTGGTTCCCTCTAGCCTAGAAATGCTCTACCGCCGTGGCACGCCAGAAATTGTGGCGGCGTTGCCCACCCTGCGGGTCGATATGACCTACCTCAATGGCTGGGAATACCGCCTCAAGCGCTACCTCGATGTTGTCCTTGCCTTGGTAGGGGTGTTGCTGCTGGCTCCCTTATTCATAGGGGTGGCGATCGCCATTAAGCTGACATCTCCAGGGCCTGTGTTTTTTCGCCAAGAGCGGGTAGGCTTGCACGGTCGTGTCTTTCAAATGTGGAAGTTTCGCACTATGCGTGCCGATGCTGCCAAGCTTCAGGCAGAACTAGAAGCCCAAAACGAATCGGCGGATGGAGTGCTCTTCAAGCTCAAAAACGATCCCCGCCGCACTCCTTTAGGGGCATTTCTGCGCAAAACCAGCATTGATGAGTTGCCACAACTGTTTAACGTTCTCTGGGGCGACATGAGTTTAGTGGGGCCGCGCCCTCTGCCGTTGCGGGATGTGGCTCGTTTTAACTCGTGGCACCACATTCGTCACCACGTTATACCCGGTATTACTGGGCTGTGGCAAATTTCTGGGCGCTCTCACATTGGTCACTTTGATGAGGCTGCCCGCCTCGACCTGTACTACATCGACAACTGGTCACTGAACCTTGATCTTGAAATCTTGGTGGAAACCGTGCGCATTGTGCTGTTTGGTGAAGGTGCCTATTAG
- a CDS encoding ABC transporter ATP-binding protein: MFTIRHLSYHPAATPQPILSDVNLDLDMGELGLIIGSSGSGKTTLLEILAGLAHPSRGVIQWHEQVLTPEQLQQLAGLVFQFPDRYFCGSTLLEELRFGHPEIPYENVYRALADVGLDHLPLHTRPESLSGGQQRRLALAVQLIRQPYLLLLDEPTAGLDWSMRQQLVQVLCRLKEHWSLLVVTHEATELQEISDRCWQLEDGCLVPISSPVLL; this comes from the coding sequence TTGTTTACTATTCGCCATCTCAGCTATCATCCTGCGGCTACACCACAGCCCATCTTAAGCGATGTCAACTTAGACTTAGACATGGGCGAATTAGGACTCATTATCGGCTCGAGTGGTTCCGGCAAAACCACGTTACTAGAAATTTTAGCGGGCTTAGCCCACCCAAGTCGGGGGGTGATTCAGTGGCACGAGCAGGTACTCACGCCTGAGCAGTTACAGCAGTTGGCAGGATTAGTGTTTCAGTTCCCCGATCGCTATTTTTGCGGCAGCACCCTTCTTGAAGAACTCCGCTTTGGCCATCCCGAGATTCCCTATGAGAACGTGTATCGCGCCCTTGCAGATGTTGGCCTCGATCACTTGCCCTTGCACACTCGCCCCGAGTCTCTCAGTGGGGGGCAACAGCGCCGCCTTGCCCTCGCTGTGCAACTCATCCGCCAACCCTACCTGCTGCTGCTCGATGAACCCACCGCTGGCTTAGATTGGTCAATGCGCCAGCAACTGGTACAGGTGCTGTGCCGCCTCAAGGAGCATTGGAGCTTATTAGTGGTGACCCACGAGGCCACGGAATTGCAGGAGATTAGCGATCGCTGTTGGCAACTTGAAGACGGCTGCCTTGTTCCCATCAGTTCGCCTGTGTTGCTTTAG
- a CDS encoding Sll0314/Alr1548 family TPR repeat-containing protein, whose product MVQPIRKQRLWQRLALYLSGAIAPWVLSTAALAGDPFRSGTQARPISEQTEAVFLALFRDGNYVKGKELLPAALERDRQEPLTLALAATIAYLNEDWAAYKRYAEDTLRVAQTLTSRDPLRGNLYQAVGHFLIAGYEISDAGSGPVLGASAALLRVQRVLDHINRAQAVNPQDPELNLIRGFMEWGIASNVGFVSMDRAIETLQTYAAPSYLRYRGLALVYRDRRQWSAALDAVNQALAAAPNNPELLYLKAQILMASGDTTQSRHYFQQALAKEQQLPRGIREEIQRRSRRVLPQG is encoded by the coding sequence ATGGTACAACCAATACGCAAACAGCGGTTATGGCAACGTCTTGCTCTTTATCTTAGTGGGGCGATCGCCCCTTGGGTACTCAGTACAGCGGCGCTAGCTGGTGATCCGTTCCGCAGTGGCACTCAAGCACGCCCTATCTCCGAGCAAACCGAGGCGGTTTTTTTAGCCCTCTTCCGCGATGGCAACTATGTGAAAGGTAAAGAACTCTTGCCTGCTGCCCTTGAGCGCGATCGCCAAGAACCCCTCACCCTCGCCTTAGCCGCCACCATTGCCTACCTCAATGAGGATTGGGCTGCCTACAAGCGCTATGCCGAAGATACCCTGCGGGTTGCCCAAACCTTGACCAGTCGTGATCCACTGCGGGGCAATCTCTACCAAGCGGTGGGGCATTTTCTAATTGCTGGCTATGAAATTTCCGATGCCGGCTCGGGGCCGGTGCTGGGGGCTTCAGCCGCCCTGTTACGGGTGCAGCGGGTACTAGATCACATTAACCGTGCTCAGGCTGTTAACCCCCAAGACCCAGAGCTAAACCTCATCCGTGGCTTTATGGAATGGGGCATTGCCAGCAATGTGGGGTTTGTGAGTATGGATCGCGCCATTGAAACCCTACAAACCTATGCCGCTCCTTCCTATCTGCGGTATCGGGGGCTAGCACTAGTTTACCGCGATCGTCGTCAATGGTCAGCGGCCTTGGATGCGGTGAATCAGGCCTTGGCGGCAGCTCCCAACAACCCGGAACTGTTATATCTAAAGGCACAGATTTTGATGGCCAGCGGTGACACGACCCAAAGTCGGCACTACTTTCAGCAGGCACTGGCTAAAGAGCAACAGCTACCACGGGGAATCCGCGAAGAAATTCAGCGGCGCAGTCGGCGGGTGCTCCCCCAAGGCTGA
- a CDS encoding ABC transporter permease, whose protein sequence is MTPWQTLRRNPLVIFGLGVLVAFYLLAIAADFVAPYNPYAFQEDGALLPPTRIYWRSPAGEWLGPHVYPTRLGPVSLETGERPLIVDRQAPSPIRLFVKGSPYRFLELTLPLPTRWSLTNPAIEPRTIFAGFPSDRHLFGTIGAGYWNILGTDDQGRDQFSRLLFGARISLSIGLVGVAIAFPIGILVGAISGYFGGWLDAILMRGVEVLMTLPTIYLLVALAAVLPPGLSSAERFLLITIITSFVSWAGLARVIRGQVLGLKAMGFVQAAQVMGGRSLYIIVRHIIPQTATYVIIAATLSIPSFIVAESVLSLIGLGIQQPDPSWGNMLSLATNASILVLQPWLVWSPASLIIITVLCFNLVGDGLRDALDQ, encoded by the coding sequence ATGACTCCATGGCAAACATTACGCCGCAATCCCCTAGTGATATTTGGCTTAGGGGTTTTAGTGGCGTTTTACCTGTTAGCGATCGCCGCTGATTTTGTTGCTCCCTATAACCCCTACGCCTTCCAAGAGGATGGTGCCCTTTTGCCACCGACCCGAATTTACTGGCGATCGCCGGCGGGGGAATGGCTCGGTCCCCACGTCTATCCCACCCGCTTGGGGCCTGTCAGTTTGGAAACAGGAGAGCGTCCCCTCATTGTGGATCGACAAGCCCCCTCCCCCATCCGTCTCTTTGTCAAGGGCAGTCCCTACCGCTTTTTAGAGCTGACCCTGCCGTTGCCTACCCGCTGGAGCCTTACCAATCCAGCCATTGAGCCGCGTACCATTTTTGCAGGCTTCCCTAGCGATCGCCACTTGTTTGGAACGATCGGGGCTGGCTATTGGAATATTCTGGGCACGGATGACCAAGGGCGAGATCAGTTCAGCCGTCTTTTGTTTGGGGCGCGCATCAGCCTCAGTATTGGTTTAGTGGGGGTGGCGATCGCCTTCCCCATCGGCATTTTAGTCGGGGCAATCTCTGGGTATTTTGGTGGCTGGTTAGATGCTATCCTGATGCGCGGCGTGGAAGTCCTGATGACCTTACCCACGATCTATCTGCTGGTGGCCTTGGCCGCCGTGCTTCCCCCAGGACTCAGTAGCGCCGAGCGGTTTTTACTGATTACCATTATCACCTCCTTTGTGAGCTGGGCTGGCCTAGCGCGGGTGATTCGCGGTCAGGTACTAGGGCTAAAAGCAATGGGCTTTGTGCAAGCAGCTCAGGTCATGGGCGGGCGATCGCTTTACATTATTGTTCGCCACATTATCCCGCAGACCGCCACCTATGTGATTATTGCTGCCACCCTGTCTATCCCCAGTTTTATTGTGGCTGAGTCTGTCCTGAGCTTAATTGGCTTAGGCATTCAGCAGCCGGATCCCTCCTGGGGAAATATGCTCTCCTTGGCAACCAATGCCTCGATTTTGGTGTTACAGCCGTGGCTAGTATGGTCACCCGCAAGCCTGATTATCATCACCGTTCTTTGCTTTAACCTCGTTGGTGATGGCCTCAGAGATGCCCTGGATCAGTAA
- the minC gene encoding septum site-determining protein MinC encodes MSEIASTPTPEHQEPVVPDLTETPDTFAGLEPAQLPEIGLEYAQECLKMTLPAHLEWVDLWPQIQIRLDSQEPLWAGMLAVECHCGQRLMDQSQIQQLAEALGEKRLQLVQVITERRQTAIAAATLGYSVQQGAPPVPPLIAATTDEEAAVSPLYLKTTLRSGMEICHGASVIVLGDVNAGASVIAAGDIIIWGRLRGVAHAGAKGNSRAWIMTLEMAATQLRIADFVARTPEPPSPPYPEVAYATDQGIQIAPALHMLRSSAFHATDLG; translated from the coding sequence ATGAGTGAGATTGCAAGCACACCAACGCCTGAGCACCAAGAGCCTGTGGTGCCGGATCTGACCGAGACTCCAGACACGTTTGCGGGACTCGAGCCAGCCCAACTGCCTGAGATTGGCCTTGAGTACGCTCAAGAATGCTTGAAAATGACGTTACCCGCTCACTTGGAATGGGTGGATCTATGGCCGCAGATCCAGATTCGCCTAGATTCCCAAGAACCACTCTGGGCTGGGATGCTAGCGGTGGAGTGTCACTGTGGCCAGCGGCTGATGGATCAAAGCCAGATTCAACAATTGGCGGAGGCTCTTGGGGAGAAGCGCTTGCAACTGGTGCAAGTGATAACAGAGCGGCGGCAAACGGCGATCGCTGCGGCGACCCTCGGTTACAGCGTTCAGCAAGGCGCTCCGCCGGTTCCCCCTCTAATTGCAGCAACGACTGACGAGGAGGCTGCTGTCAGTCCCCTCTACCTGAAAACGACTCTGCGCTCAGGTATGGAAATTTGCCACGGTGCCAGTGTCATCGTGCTTGGCGATGTCAATGCGGGGGCGAGTGTAATTGCTGCGGGTGATATTATTATCTGGGGTCGTCTGCGAGGGGTTGCCCATGCGGGGGCAAAGGGAAATAGCAGGGCGTGGATTATGACCCTAGAGATGGCGGCAACGCAGCTGCGGATTGCTGACTTTGTCGCGCGCACCCCTGAGCCGCCCAGTCCACCCTATCCTGAAGTGGCCTATGCAACAGACCAAGGGATTCAAATTGCCCCTGCCCTTCATATGTTGCGCTCTAGTGCATTCCATGCCACAGACCTAGGCTAA
- a CDS encoding nuclear transport factor 2 family protein — protein MRRGLLVPLIGLTVLLGAGHSQSWAAPTAQATTAVPESVQAVVTGLDSAASQKNIDAVMAFYDPSFSTPDGLTAQILRQQLPLFWQPYAEIRYSTRVDRWQQQGEDWVVEVTTTIDGKGGSGDRPQTIRGTLQATQTIRNGKILRQDITSEKTTISIGSTPPTVQFSLPQQVRPGEDFTLDAIVQEPIGNAILLGAASDQPINAQTYTNPGPVKLELLAAGGIFKVGRAPQQPGNRWISVALIRDTGMVLITQRLRVGNP, from the coding sequence ATGCGCAGGGGTTTACTCGTTCCACTCATTGGGTTGACCGTATTACTCGGTGCCGGGCACAGCCAGAGTTGGGCAGCACCCACTGCTCAGGCGACTACTGCTGTTCCCGAGAGTGTGCAAGCGGTGGTGACAGGTCTAGATAGTGCCGCCAGTCAAAAAAATATTGACGCGGTGATGGCCTTTTATGACCCGAGCTTCAGTACGCCAGACGGTCTAACAGCTCAAATTTTGCGGCAGCAGTTGCCTTTGTTTTGGCAGCCCTACGCTGAAATCCGCTACAGTACCCGTGTGGATCGCTGGCAGCAGCAAGGAGAGGATTGGGTTGTGGAGGTGACCACCACTATTGACGGCAAGGGCGGCTCTGGCGATCGCCCCCAAACGATTCGTGGCACCCTCCAAGCCACCCAGACCATCCGAAATGGCAAAATCCTGCGTCAAGACATTACCAGCGAAAAGACCACCATTAGCATTGGCAGTACGCCGCCCACAGTGCAGTTTTCACTACCGCAGCAGGTACGTCCCGGAGAAGACTTTACCCTCGATGCCATTGTGCAGGAACCTATCGGCAATGCCATTTTGCTGGGGGCTGCCAGCGATCAGCCCATTAATGCCCAAACCTACACAAATCCTGGGCCAGTCAAGCTTGAGTTACTGGCGGCGGGGGGAATTTTCAAAGTTGGCCGCGCCCCTCAGCAGCCGGGCAATCGCTGGATTTCCGTGGCTCTAATCCGTGACACTGGCATGGTACTCATTACGCAACGGTTGCGGGTGGGCAATCCTTGA
- a CDS encoding Ycf66 family protein produces the protein MTHVFFSPLLGQIVNVGLGPAGILGIGLAVAGALLYFLRSIQPELARDHDIFFAAVALLCGGILFFQGWRLDPILLFGQFLLTGTAAFFAYESIRLRRAATEQARRNTPIVDEERPVSRSYSYRAELEELEPYDDEEEDDYPPVRRIRGSRDAARSRYDEDDEFDDSPPVGRLPSRRSSSSSRPASPPERSVRRPPSRRPRPAPPISPVDDIVDEPYRPPSRPPSQRPPTTPSPETTDRPRRRRPPRPRPDVTNDGSEYVPYQPIDRPPVDEQDNSANFDDDK, from the coding sequence ATGACACACGTTTTCTTTTCCCCGCTCCTTGGCCAAATTGTTAATGTTGGACTCGGCCCTGCTGGCATTCTGGGCATCGGTTTGGCAGTTGCAGGGGCACTCCTATACTTCCTGCGCTCAATTCAGCCAGAGTTAGCCCGGGATCACGATATCTTCTTTGCTGCGGTGGCGTTGCTGTGTGGCGGCATTCTCTTTTTTCAGGGGTGGCGGCTCGATCCCATTCTGTTGTTTGGTCAATTTTTACTCACGGGAACCGCTGCGTTCTTTGCCTACGAAAGTATTCGCCTGCGGCGCGCTGCCACGGAACAGGCACGGCGCAACACCCCCATCGTGGATGAAGAACGGCCAGTGAGTCGTAGCTACAGCTATCGGGCAGAATTAGAAGAGCTTGAACCCTACGATGACGAGGAGGAAGACGACTATCCCCCTGTTCGGCGTATTCGTGGTAGCCGGGACGCTGCTCGCTCTCGCTACGACGAGGACGACGAGTTTGACGATAGCCCACCCGTGGGTCGGTTGCCCTCGCGCCGCAGTAGTTCTAGCTCCCGTCCTGCCTCACCGCCAGAGCGATCGGTGCGCCGTCCCCCCTCCCGTCGCCCCCGCCCTGCACCCCCTATCTCCCCTGTGGATGATATTGTGGATGAACCCTACCGTCCACCATCTCGTCCGCCAAGTCAGCGCCCCCCCACGACCCCTTCCCCAGAAACGACCGATCGCCCACGGCGGCGGCGTCCTCCCCGTCCGCGTCCCGACGTAACCAATGACGGTAGCGAGTACGTGCCTTACCAGCCCATCGATCGCCCCCCGGTGGATGAGCAGGATAACTCAGCTAATTTTGATGACGATAAATAG
- a CDS encoding photosystem II reaction center X protein: MMHSLSAYSLLLTITPSLKGFFIGLLAGAIVLGAAFGALLIFSQVDKVQRS, translated from the coding sequence ATGATGCACTCGCTGTCTGCTTACTCATTGTTGTTGACCATTACCCCTTCGCTGAAAGGATTCTTCATTGGCCTGTTGGCGGGGGCAATTGTGCTGGGGGCTGCCTTTGGTGCACTATTGATTTTTAGCCAAGTGGATAAAGTCCAGCGCTCCTAG
- a CDS encoding phosphodiester glycosidase family protein: MLSLPFVSVLATVHYSTHMVDQTQVYMVAAPMAEYAVVMTEATPGRQDTSLETTAAFARRTGAVVAMNTNFFRWLETRSLSSWRDYQAWVMGQVTPNGIGYSALRETCLTGRGSIPAGVLGAYVVNGKVVRPYEGGYPALVHFPAAGGMEFYRGKLPRNPFNVVSGSQQLLEQGNKLPVNASDRTSPKAILGRRSNEYVFVVSDGRGNGGSVGLSFLQLQEFLLQQGVTDATAVDGGESATLVVEGAVKNYPNDRFCALARVLPAPTLSFVNPQEQAREAAMVMGRSLRPTGANIGLVPRNHAQGMPVISLWERLRSRGWWSKIMVRLRAWRNWV, encoded by the coding sequence ATGCTCAGCCTCCCGTTTGTGTCTGTGTTGGCAACAGTGCACTACTCCACCCACATGGTGGATCAAACACAGGTGTATATGGTGGCTGCCCCCATGGCTGAGTACGCGGTGGTCATGACCGAAGCCACCCCAGGTCGCCAAGATACCTCCCTCGAAACCACTGCTGCCTTTGCCCGGCGCACTGGCGCAGTAGTGGCGATGAACACGAACTTTTTTCGGTGGCTGGAGACTCGTTCCCTCAGCTCATGGCGGGACTATCAAGCGTGGGTAATGGGGCAGGTAACCCCTAACGGTATTGGCTATAGCGCTCTGCGCGAAACCTGCTTGACAGGACGGGGGAGTATTCCAGCAGGGGTCTTGGGGGCCTATGTGGTCAATGGCAAGGTGGTACGTCCCTACGAGGGCGGCTATCCAGCCCTTGTTCACTTTCCTGCCGCAGGGGGAATGGAATTCTATCGGGGGAAGTTGCCCCGCAATCCCTTTAATGTTGTCAGTGGTTCCCAGCAGCTCTTAGAGCAGGGCAATAAACTGCCGGTAAATGCTAGCGATCGCACCTCTCCCAAGGCCATTTTGGGACGACGCAGCAATGAATATGTCTTTGTTGTCAGTGATGGTCGAGGAAATGGCGGCTCAGTGGGGCTTTCGTTCCTCCAACTACAGGAGTTTTTACTCCAGCAGGGGGTCACCGATGCCACGGCGGTGGATGGCGGTGAGTCAGCCACGCTAGTGGTGGAAGGCGCCGTCAAAAACTATCCCAACGATCGGTTCTGTGCCTTGGCTCGGGTTCTACCGGCACCGACTCTTTCCTTTGTGAACCCCCAGGAGCAGGCACGGGAAGCGGCAATGGTCATGGGGCGATCGCTACGACCCACTGGCGCAAACATTGGCCTGGTGCCACGTAACCACGCCCAAGGGATGCCGGTGATCTCCTTGTGGGAGCGGCTGCGCAGTCGGGGATGGTGGAGCAAGATCATGGTGCGGCTGCGGGCGTGGCGCAATTGGGTATAG